In the genome of Sorangium aterium, one region contains:
- a CDS encoding DoxX family protein, with protein sequence MRKLLRKMLDTDAPAATLLVRLSVGAVFLSEGLQKFIYPAELGAGRFAKIGIPWPEAMGPFVGVVEIVCGALVLAGLLTRLAAALLVIDMVVALVSTKLPILLGRDILGFHVRKMPQYGFWSMAHEARTDWAMLLGALFLLVVGAGRLSVDARMARRRSAP encoded by the coding sequence ATGAGGAAACTCCTGCGCAAGATGCTCGATACCGATGCGCCTGCGGCGACGCTCCTTGTCCGCCTCTCGGTCGGGGCCGTCTTCTTGTCCGAAGGGCTCCAGAAGTTCATCTATCCAGCGGAGCTCGGCGCCGGAAGGTTCGCCAAGATCGGCATCCCCTGGCCGGAGGCCATGGGGCCTTTCGTCGGGGTGGTCGAGATCGTCTGCGGGGCGCTCGTGCTCGCGGGGCTCCTGACCCGGCTCGCCGCCGCTCTGCTCGTCATCGACATGGTCGTGGCGCTGGTCTCGACCAAGCTTCCGATCCTGCTCGGCCGAGACATCCTCGGCTTCCACGTGCGCAAGATGCCGCAATACGGCTTCTGGAGCATGGCCCACGAGGCGAGGACGGACTGGGCGATGCTGCTGGGCGCGCTCTTTCTCCTCGTCGTCGGCGCGGGGCGCCTGTCCGTCGACGCGCGCATGGCGCGGCGCCGGAGCGCGCCGTGA